One part of the Sphingopyxis sp. TUF1 genome encodes these proteins:
- a CDS encoding lipopolysaccharide biosynthesis protein, protein MVSESAKFKGIEANDESAEAFGSRVRRAVIWRSGSQILAQIITWGSTLLVIRLLDPADYGLFAMTQVILAFLAFLNGWGFASALVQSDSVDPFRIRQAFGLLLLLNALLAAIQYFGAPIAAAYYGQPMVADLLRVQALLFLATPFIALPEVMMSRALDFRRQAIVNLLAALAGAGTALASALAGYGVWTLVYAPLAMFWTRAVGLTLVARLLVWPSFDFRGCGQIIGFGSAVLFAQLFWLVQSQSDIFIAGARFDAQALGLYAEALFLAQIFMAKFVPPLNEVAFPAYARIKTDAAAVRWSFLKTVRILMLVAAPFYCGLAVVAAPMVETLFGAKWLGMVPYIQLISFALILMTVQILFAPVTNALGKPSISMFSAMSGAILFPTAFLVGAQWGLIGMAWAWLVAAPLLLLVTARLAGPLIGVSLWDIARAMLPGLAPALVMAIGVGIAGQALSEFGLGAPVQLALLVPLGAALYGALLWLLEREALAEVVRLVIRRQAPVADTPVQDAI, encoded by the coding sequence ATGGTGAGCGAAAGCGCGAAATTCAAGGGCATCGAGGCGAACGATGAAAGCGCCGAGGCGTTCGGGAGCCGCGTGCGCCGTGCGGTAATCTGGCGTTCGGGCAGTCAGATCCTTGCGCAGATCATTACGTGGGGCTCGACTTTGCTCGTGATTCGCCTTCTCGATCCGGCCGATTACGGGCTTTTTGCGATGACGCAGGTGATTCTCGCCTTCCTTGCCTTCCTCAACGGTTGGGGATTCGCGAGCGCGCTCGTCCAATCCGATTCGGTCGATCCGTTCCGAATCAGACAGGCGTTCGGGCTGCTCTTGCTGCTCAATGCGCTGCTCGCGGCGATCCAATATTTCGGCGCCCCCATCGCGGCGGCCTATTATGGGCAGCCGATGGTCGCCGATCTGCTGCGCGTGCAGGCGCTGCTTTTCCTCGCCACGCCGTTCATCGCATTGCCCGAAGTGATGATGAGCCGCGCGCTCGATTTCCGCCGGCAGGCGATCGTCAACCTGCTCGCCGCGCTCGCTGGCGCGGGAACCGCGCTCGCCTCGGCGCTCGCGGGCTATGGCGTGTGGACGCTTGTCTATGCGCCGCTTGCGATGTTCTGGACGCGCGCGGTCGGCCTGACGCTCGTCGCGCGCCTGCTCGTGTGGCCGAGTTTCGATTTCCGCGGTTGCGGCCAGATCATCGGATTCGGGTCGGCGGTGCTGTTCGCCCAGCTTTTCTGGCTGGTTCAGAGCCAGTCCGATATTTTCATCGCGGGCGCCAGGTTCGATGCGCAGGCGCTCGGCCTTTATGCAGAGGCGCTGTTCCTCGCGCAGATTTTCATGGCGAAGTTCGTGCCGCCGCTGAACGAGGTTGCCTTCCCCGCCTATGCGCGAATCAAGACCGACGCCGCCGCGGTCCGCTGGTCCTTCCTCAAGACCGTGCGAATCCTGATGCTGGTGGCGGCGCCCTTTTACTGCGGGCTTGCGGTGGTCGCGGCGCCGATGGTCGAGACGCTGTTCGGGGCAAAATGGCTGGGGATGGTGCCCTATATCCAGCTCATTTCGTTCGCGCTGATCCTGATGACGGTGCAGATCCTCTTTGCGCCGGTCACCAATGCGCTCGGCAAGCCGTCGATTTCGATGTTCAGCGCGATGAGCGGCGCGATTCTCTTCCCCACCGCTTTTCTTGTCGGCGCCCAGTGGGGGCTTATCGGCATGGCGTGGGCGTGGCTGGTCGCCGCGCCGCTGCTCCTCCTTGTCACCGCGCGCCTGGCGGGACCGCTGATCGGCGTGTCGCTGTGGGACATCGCGCGCGCGATGCTGCCGGGGCTGGCACCGGCGCTCGTGATGGCGATCGGGGTGGGGATTGCGGGGCAGGCGCTCAGTGAATTTGGCCTTGGAGCGCCGGTGCAGCTTGCGCTGCTCGTTCCCCTGGGCGCCGCGCTCTATGGCGCGCTGCTCTGGCTGCTCGAGCGCGAGGCGCTGGCCGAGGTGGTTCGACTCGTGATCCGCCGTCAGGCGCCCGTCGCCGACACGCCCGTTCAGGACGCGATATAG
- a CDS encoding TetR/AcrR family transcriptional regulator yields MSIEMIPASTPAIDDPATARRKAFIDAARELFFANGYAGTTMSSIASKVGGSKTTLWTYFPSKEDLFAAVVDDIIEQYGHALTIELPLDEPVPDVLRRFGTVLMTKLTATPLLSIYRLVVGEAERFPHLAETFYDRGPRPGKARAAAWVAGKMVRGEIRMGDPMRAVQQFAGLCQSGLYQFAVLGLPESRDISRLQEDVDAAVDTFCRAWAAGD; encoded by the coding sequence TTGTCAATCGAAATGATACCAGCCAGTACACCCGCTATCGATGACCCCGCGACGGCGCGCCGCAAGGCGTTCATCGACGCCGCGCGCGAACTGTTCTTCGCGAACGGCTATGCGGGAACGACGATGTCATCGATAGCCAGCAAAGTAGGCGGCTCAAAAACAACGCTGTGGACCTATTTTCCGTCTAAGGAAGATTTGTTTGCGGCGGTGGTCGACGATATTATCGAACAATATGGCCACGCTCTCACCATCGAGTTGCCACTCGATGAGCCAGTTCCCGATGTGCTTCGCCGCTTTGGCACGGTTTTGATGACCAAGCTGACGGCGACGCCGCTGCTGTCGATCTATCGGCTGGTGGTCGGCGAGGCCGAACGTTTCCCCCATCTGGCCGAAACCTTTTACGATCGGGGACCGCGCCCCGGCAAGGCGCGGGCCGCCGCGTGGGTTGCCGGAAAAATGGTGCGCGGCGAGATCCGCATGGGCGATCCGATGCGGGCAGTGCAACAGTTCGCAGGTCTCTGCCAATCAGGACTCTACCAGTTTGCGGTGCTGGGCCTTCCCGAAAGCCGCGACATCAGCCGCCTGCAGGAGGATGTCGACGCGGCTGTCGACACCTTCTGCCGCGCCTGGGCAGCAGGGGATTAG
- a CDS encoding efflux transporter outer membrane subunit: MTIAVFSLLTGCASVPELGPAPLPTAPESLASNVTLAGTGAAWPVEGWWRGLGDTQLDALIAEGLAGSPDVAIAAARVRAAEALAQQAGAALLPRVGGEASAGGVQQSRNMGIPPQFVPDGVQDTGHIAATFAFDLDLWGRNRAALAAATSEAEAARIDAAQARLMLTTGIASAYADLAGYYRALDVASDAVRVRTASADLSGERARAGLENQASQWQAESRAASARADVAALEEAIATTRNRIAALVGAGPDRGQSIKRPQLMRPALDLPAGAGIDLIGRRPDIVAARLRSEAAAKRIDVARADFYPNISLSALVGLQSLGLSNLFDAGSEYGNGGAAISLPIFEGGRLSGRYRGARADYDTAVATYDRTLIGALRDVADIVASRAATARQLAARRDALAAAAKASKLAGLRYRAGLANQIEQLTAEDSMVALNRAVAELEARELAFDIALIRALGGGFRADNPTGDE, from the coding sequence ATGACAATCGCTGTTTTCAGCCTTTTAACGGGCTGCGCCAGCGTTCCCGAACTCGGCCCGGCGCCGCTCCCGACGGCGCCCGAGTCGCTGGCGTCGAACGTCACGCTTGCCGGAACCGGCGCCGCCTGGCCGGTCGAAGGCTGGTGGCGCGGCCTCGGTGACACACAACTCGACGCGCTGATCGCAGAGGGGCTGGCCGGATCGCCCGATGTCGCCATCGCCGCGGCGCGCGTGCGCGCGGCCGAGGCGCTGGCGCAGCAGGCGGGCGCCGCGCTGCTGCCGCGCGTCGGCGGCGAAGCGAGCGCGGGCGGGGTTCAGCAAAGCCGCAACATGGGCATCCCGCCGCAATTCGTTCCCGACGGCGTGCAGGACACGGGGCATATCGCCGCAACCTTTGCTTTCGATCTCGACCTGTGGGGCAGAAACCGCGCCGCGCTCGCCGCCGCGACCTCCGAAGCCGAGGCCGCGCGCATCGATGCGGCGCAGGCGCGGCTGATGCTGACCACGGGAATCGCGTCGGCCTATGCCGATCTGGCGGGCTATTATCGCGCGCTCGATGTCGCGAGCGACGCGGTGCGCGTGCGCACCGCCAGCGCCGACCTGTCGGGCGAACGCGCGCGCGCGGGCCTTGAAAACCAGGCGAGCCAGTGGCAGGCCGAAAGCCGCGCCGCGTCCGCGCGCGCCGATGTCGCCGCGCTCGAGGAAGCGATCGCCACGACGCGCAACCGGATCGCCGCGCTCGTCGGCGCCGGTCCCGACCGTGGACAAAGCATCAAGCGGCCGCAGTTGATGCGACCCGCGCTCGACCTGCCAGCGGGCGCGGGGATCGACCTGATCGGACGGCGGCCCGACATTGTCGCGGCGCGGCTGCGCAGCGAGGCGGCAGCCAAACGCATCGACGTCGCGCGCGCCGATTTTTACCCGAACATCAGCTTGTCAGCGCTGGTCGGCCTGCAATCGCTCGGCCTCTCCAACCTGTTCGATGCGGGCTCCGAATACGGCAATGGCGGCGCCGCCATCAGCCTGCCGATCTTTGAAGGCGGGCGGCTTTCGGGGCGCTATCGCGGCGCCCGCGCCGATTATGACACCGCCGTCGCCACTTATGATCGCACGCTGATCGGCGCGCTGCGCGACGTCGCCGACATCGTCGCCAGCCGCGCCGCGACGGCGCGCCAGCTCGCCGCGCGCCGCGACGCGCTGGCGGCTGCGGCCAAAGCATCGAAACTCGCCGGACTGCGCTATCGCGCGGGCCTTGCCAATCAGATTGAGCAGCTGACCGCCGAGGACAGCATGGTCGCATTGAACCGCGCGGTCGCCGAGCTGGAGGCGCGCGAACTGGCATTCGATATTGCCCTGATCCGCGCGCTTGGCGGTGGATTCAGGGCCGACAATCCGACAGGAGACGAATGA
- a CDS encoding CBS domain-containing protein codes for MTIGAILRERSGAVVSARRDDTVRAVADLLARNRIGAVPVVEGDAVVGIFSERDIVRLLSSYGPDALDRTLDDVMTKSPVTCDSHTAVIAALSQMTQKRIRHLPVVDGGRMVGFVSIGDLVKYRIDRIEAEAAAMRDYIAS; via the coding sequence ATGACGATCGGAGCGATTCTTCGTGAACGGAGCGGCGCGGTCGTTTCGGCACGGCGGGACGATACGGTGCGTGCGGTCGCCGATCTGCTTGCACGGAACCGGATCGGTGCGGTGCCAGTGGTCGAGGGCGACGCGGTGGTTGGCATCTTTTCGGAACGCGACATTGTGCGGCTCCTGTCCTCCTACGGACCCGATGCGCTCGATCGCACGCTCGACGATGTCATGACCAAATCGCCGGTGACCTGCGATTCGCATACCGCCGTGATCGCGGCGCTGTCGCAGATGACGCAGAAACGCATCCGCCACCTGCCGGTAGTCGATGGCGGCCGGATGGTCGGATTCGTGTCGATCGGCGATCTGGTGAAATATCGCATCGACCGGATCGAGGCCGAAGCCGCAGCAATGCGCGACTATATCGCGTCCTGA